A portion of the Rhinopithecus roxellana isolate Shanxi Qingling chromosome 19, ASM756505v1, whole genome shotgun sequence genome contains these proteins:
- the ZNF207 gene encoding BUB3-interacting and GLEBS motif-containing protein ZNF207 isoform X1, which produces MGRKKKKQLKPWCWYCNRDFDDEKILIQHQKAKHFKCHICHKKLYTGPGLAIHCMQVHKETIDAVPNAIPGRTDIELEIYGMEGIPEKDMDERRRLLEQKTQESQKKKQQDDSDEYDDDDSAASTSFQPQPVQPQQGYIPPMAQPGLPPVPGAPGMPPGIPPLMPGVPPLMPGMPPVMPGMPPGLHHQRKYTQSFCGENIMMPMGGMMPPGPGIPPLMPGMPPGMPPPVPRPGIPPMTQAQAVSAPGILNRPPAPTATVPAPQPPVTKPLFPSAGQMGTPVTSSSTASSNSESLSASSKALFPSTAQAQAAVQGPVGTDFKPLNSTPATTTEPPKPTFPAYTQSTASTTSTTNSTAAKPAASITSKPATLTTTSATSKLIHPDEDISLEERRAQLPKYQRNLPRPGQAPIGNPPVGPIGGMMPPQPGIPQQQGMRPPMPPHGQYGGHHQGMPGYLPGAMPPYGQGPPMVPPYQGGPPRPPMGMRPPVMSQGGRY; this is translated from the exons ATGGGTCGCAAGAAGAAGAAGCAGCTGAAGCCGTGGTGCTG GTATTGTAATAGAGATTTTGATGATGAGAAGATCCTTATACAGCACCAAAAAGCAAAGCATTTTAAATGCCATATATGTCACAAGAAATTATATACAGGACCTGGCTTAGCTATTCATTGCATGCAG GTACataaagaaacaatagatgccgTACCGAATGCAATACCTGGAAGAACAGACATAGAATTGGAAATATATGGTATGGAAGGTATTCCAGAAAAAGACATGGATGAAAGACGACGACTTCTTGAGCAGAAAACACAAG aaagtcaaaaaaagaagcaacaaGATGATTCTGATGAATACGATGATGATgactctgcagcctcaacttcatTTCAGCCACAGCCTGTTCAACCTCAACAAGGTTATATTCCCCCAATGGCACAGCCAGGACTGCCACCAGTACCAGGAGCACCAGGAATGCCTCCAG GCATACCTCCATTAATGCCAGGTGTTCCTCCTCTGATGCCAGGAATGCCACCAGTTATGCCAGGCATGCCACCTGg ATTGCATCATCAGAGAAAATACACCCAGTCATTTTGCGGTGAAAACAT AATGATGCCAATGGGTGGAATGATGCCACCTGGACCAGGAATACCACCTCTGATGCCTGGAATGCCACCAG GTATGCCCCCACCTGTTCCACGTCCTGGAATTCCTCCAATGACCCAAGCACAGGCTGTTTCAGCGCCAGGTATTCTTAATAGACCACCTGCACCAACAGCAACTGTACCTGCTCCGCAGCCTCCAGTTACTAAGCCTCTTTTCCCCAGTGCTGGGCAG ATGGGGACACCTGTCACAAGCTCAAGTACAGCTTCATCCAATTCAGAAAGTCTGTCTGCATCTTCTAAAGCTCTGTTTCCTAGCACAGCACAA GCTCAGGCAGCTGTCCAAGGACCTGTTGGTACAGATTTCAAACCCTTAAATAGTACCCCTGCAACAACTACAGAACCCCCAAAGCCTACATTCCCTGCTTATACACAGTCTACAGCTTCAACCACTAGTACAACAAATAGTACTGCAGCTAAACCAGCAGCTTCAATAACAAGTAAGCCTGCTACACTCACAACAACTAGTGCAACCAGTAAGTTGATCCATCCAGATGAGGATATATCCCTG GAAGAGAGAAGGGCACAGTTACCTAAATATCAACGTAATCTTCCTCGGCCAGGACAGGCCCCCATCGGTAATCCACCAGTTGGACCAATTGGAGGTATGATGCCACCACAGCCAGGCATCCCACAGCAACAAGGAATGAGACCCCCAATGCCACCTCATG GTCAATATGGTGGTCATCATCAAGGCATGCCAGGATACCTTCCTGGTGCTATGCCCCCGTATGGGCAGGGACCACCAATGGTGCCCCCTTACCAGGGTGGGCCTCCTCGACCTCCGATGGGAATGAGACCTCCTGTAATGTCGCAAGGTGGCCGTTACTGA
- the ZNF207 gene encoding BUB3-interacting and GLEBS motif-containing protein ZNF207 isoform X3 has protein sequence MGRKKKKQLKPWCWYCNRDFDDEKILIQHQKAKHFKCHICHKKLYTGPGLAIHCMQVHKETIDAVPNAIPGRTDIELEIYGMEGIPEKDMDERRRLLEQKTQESQKKKQQDDSDEYDDDDSAASTSFQPQPVQPQQGYIPPMAQPGLPPVPGAPGMPPGIPPLMPGVPPLMPGMPPVMPGMPPGLHHQRKYTQSFCGENIMMPMGGMMPPGPGIPPLMPGMPPGMPPPVPRPGIPPMTQAQAVSAPGILNRPPAPTATVPAPQPPVTKPLFPSAGQAQAAVQGPVGTDFKPLNSTPATTTEPPKPTFPAYTQSTASTTSTTNSTAAKPAASITSKPATLTTTSATSKLIHPDEDISLEERRAQLPKYQRNLPRPGQAPIGNPPVGPIGGMMPPQPGIPQQQGMRPPMPPHGQYGGHHQGMPGYLPGAMPPYGQGPPMVPPYQGGPPRPPMGMRPPVMSQGGRY, from the exons ATGGGTCGCAAGAAGAAGAAGCAGCTGAAGCCGTGGTGCTG GTATTGTAATAGAGATTTTGATGATGAGAAGATCCTTATACAGCACCAAAAAGCAAAGCATTTTAAATGCCATATATGTCACAAGAAATTATATACAGGACCTGGCTTAGCTATTCATTGCATGCAG GTACataaagaaacaatagatgccgTACCGAATGCAATACCTGGAAGAACAGACATAGAATTGGAAATATATGGTATGGAAGGTATTCCAGAAAAAGACATGGATGAAAGACGACGACTTCTTGAGCAGAAAACACAAG aaagtcaaaaaaagaagcaacaaGATGATTCTGATGAATACGATGATGATgactctgcagcctcaacttcatTTCAGCCACAGCCTGTTCAACCTCAACAAGGTTATATTCCCCCAATGGCACAGCCAGGACTGCCACCAGTACCAGGAGCACCAGGAATGCCTCCAG GCATACCTCCATTAATGCCAGGTGTTCCTCCTCTGATGCCAGGAATGCCACCAGTTATGCCAGGCATGCCACCTGg ATTGCATCATCAGAGAAAATACACCCAGTCATTTTGCGGTGAAAACAT AATGATGCCAATGGGTGGAATGATGCCACCTGGACCAGGAATACCACCTCTGATGCCTGGAATGCCACCAG GTATGCCCCCACCTGTTCCACGTCCTGGAATTCCTCCAATGACCCAAGCACAGGCTGTTTCAGCGCCAGGTATTCTTAATAGACCACCTGCACCAACAGCAACTGTACCTGCTCCGCAGCCTCCAGTTACTAAGCCTCTTTTCCCCAGTGCTGGGCAG GCTCAGGCAGCTGTCCAAGGACCTGTTGGTACAGATTTCAAACCCTTAAATAGTACCCCTGCAACAACTACAGAACCCCCAAAGCCTACATTCCCTGCTTATACACAGTCTACAGCTTCAACCACTAGTACAACAAATAGTACTGCAGCTAAACCAGCAGCTTCAATAACAAGTAAGCCTGCTACACTCACAACAACTAGTGCAACCAGTAAGTTGATCCATCCAGATGAGGATATATCCCTG GAAGAGAGAAGGGCACAGTTACCTAAATATCAACGTAATCTTCCTCGGCCAGGACAGGCCCCCATCGGTAATCCACCAGTTGGACCAATTGGAGGTATGATGCCACCACAGCCAGGCATCCCACAGCAACAAGGAATGAGACCCCCAATGCCACCTCATG GTCAATATGGTGGTCATCATCAAGGCATGCCAGGATACCTTCCTGGTGCTATGCCCCCGTATGGGCAGGGACCACCAATGGTGCCCCCTTACCAGGGTGGGCCTCCTCGACCTCCGATGGGAATGAGACCTCCTGTAATGTCGCAAGGTGGCCGTTACTGA
- the ZNF207 gene encoding BUB3-interacting and GLEBS motif-containing protein ZNF207 isoform X2, with translation MGRKKKKQLKPWCWYCNRDFDDEKILIQHQKAKHFKCHICHKKLYTGPGLAIHCMQVHKETIDAVPNAIPGRTDIELEIYGMEGIPEKDMDERRRLLEQKTQESQKKKQQDDSDEYDDDDSAASTSFQPQPVQPQQGYIPPMAQPGLPPVPGAPGMPPGIPPLMPGVPPLMPGMPPVMPGMPPGMMPMGGMMPPGPGIPPLMPGMPPGMPPPVPRPGIPPMTQAQAVSAPGILNRPPAPTATVPAPQPPVTKPLFPSAGQMGTPVTSSSTASSNSESLSASSKALFPSTAQAQAAVQGPVGTDFKPLNSTPATTTEPPKPTFPAYTQSTASTTSTTNSTAAKPAASITSKPATLTTTSATSKLIHPDEDISLEERRAQLPKYQRNLPRPGQAPIGNPPVGPIGGMMPPQPGIPQQQGMRPPMPPHGQYGGHHQGMPGYLPGAMPPYGQGPPMVPPYQGGPPRPPMGMRPPVMSQGGRY, from the exons ATGGGTCGCAAGAAGAAGAAGCAGCTGAAGCCGTGGTGCTG GTATTGTAATAGAGATTTTGATGATGAGAAGATCCTTATACAGCACCAAAAAGCAAAGCATTTTAAATGCCATATATGTCACAAGAAATTATATACAGGACCTGGCTTAGCTATTCATTGCATGCAG GTACataaagaaacaatagatgccgTACCGAATGCAATACCTGGAAGAACAGACATAGAATTGGAAATATATGGTATGGAAGGTATTCCAGAAAAAGACATGGATGAAAGACGACGACTTCTTGAGCAGAAAACACAAG aaagtcaaaaaaagaagcaacaaGATGATTCTGATGAATACGATGATGATgactctgcagcctcaacttcatTTCAGCCACAGCCTGTTCAACCTCAACAAGGTTATATTCCCCCAATGGCACAGCCAGGACTGCCACCAGTACCAGGAGCACCAGGAATGCCTCCAG GCATACCTCCATTAATGCCAGGTGTTCCTCCTCTGATGCCAGGAATGCCACCAGTTATGCCAGGCATGCCACCTGg AATGATGCCAATGGGTGGAATGATGCCACCTGGACCAGGAATACCACCTCTGATGCCTGGAATGCCACCAG GTATGCCCCCACCTGTTCCACGTCCTGGAATTCCTCCAATGACCCAAGCACAGGCTGTTTCAGCGCCAGGTATTCTTAATAGACCACCTGCACCAACAGCAACTGTACCTGCTCCGCAGCCTCCAGTTACTAAGCCTCTTTTCCCCAGTGCTGGGCAG ATGGGGACACCTGTCACAAGCTCAAGTACAGCTTCATCCAATTCAGAAAGTCTGTCTGCATCTTCTAAAGCTCTGTTTCCTAGCACAGCACAA GCTCAGGCAGCTGTCCAAGGACCTGTTGGTACAGATTTCAAACCCTTAAATAGTACCCCTGCAACAACTACAGAACCCCCAAAGCCTACATTCCCTGCTTATACACAGTCTACAGCTTCAACCACTAGTACAACAAATAGTACTGCAGCTAAACCAGCAGCTTCAATAACAAGTAAGCCTGCTACACTCACAACAACTAGTGCAACCAGTAAGTTGATCCATCCAGATGAGGATATATCCCTG GAAGAGAGAAGGGCACAGTTACCTAAATATCAACGTAATCTTCCTCGGCCAGGACAGGCCCCCATCGGTAATCCACCAGTTGGACCAATTGGAGGTATGATGCCACCACAGCCAGGCATCCCACAGCAACAAGGAATGAGACCCCCAATGCCACCTCATG GTCAATATGGTGGTCATCATCAAGGCATGCCAGGATACCTTCCTGGTGCTATGCCCCCGTATGGGCAGGGACCACCAATGGTGCCCCCTTACCAGGGTGGGCCTCCTCGACCTCCGATGGGAATGAGACCTCCTGTAATGTCGCAAGGTGGCCGTTACTGA
- the ZNF207 gene encoding BUB3-interacting and GLEBS motif-containing protein ZNF207 isoform X4, producing the protein MGRKKKKQLKPWCWYCNRDFDDEKILIQHQKAKHFKCHICHKKLYTGPGLAIHCMQVHKETIDAVPNAIPGRTDIELEIYGMEGIPEKDMDERRRLLEQKTQESQKKKQQDDSDEYDDDDSAASTSFQPQPVQPQQGYIPPMAQPGLPPVPGAPGMPPGIPPLMPGVPPLMPGMPPVMPGMPPGMMPMGGMMPPGPGIPPLMPGMPPGMPPPVPRPGIPPMTQAQAVSAPGILNRPPAPTATVPAPQPPVTKPLFPSAGQAQAAVQGPVGTDFKPLNSTPATTTEPPKPTFPAYTQSTASTTSTTNSTAAKPAASITSKPATLTTTSATSKLIHPDEDISLEERRAQLPKYQRNLPRPGQAPIGNPPVGPIGGMMPPQPGIPQQQGMRPPMPPHGQYGGHHQGMPGYLPGAMPPYGQGPPMVPPYQGGPPRPPMGMRPPVMSQGGRY; encoded by the exons ATGGGTCGCAAGAAGAAGAAGCAGCTGAAGCCGTGGTGCTG GTATTGTAATAGAGATTTTGATGATGAGAAGATCCTTATACAGCACCAAAAAGCAAAGCATTTTAAATGCCATATATGTCACAAGAAATTATATACAGGACCTGGCTTAGCTATTCATTGCATGCAG GTACataaagaaacaatagatgccgTACCGAATGCAATACCTGGAAGAACAGACATAGAATTGGAAATATATGGTATGGAAGGTATTCCAGAAAAAGACATGGATGAAAGACGACGACTTCTTGAGCAGAAAACACAAG aaagtcaaaaaaagaagcaacaaGATGATTCTGATGAATACGATGATGATgactctgcagcctcaacttcatTTCAGCCACAGCCTGTTCAACCTCAACAAGGTTATATTCCCCCAATGGCACAGCCAGGACTGCCACCAGTACCAGGAGCACCAGGAATGCCTCCAG GCATACCTCCATTAATGCCAGGTGTTCCTCCTCTGATGCCAGGAATGCCACCAGTTATGCCAGGCATGCCACCTGg AATGATGCCAATGGGTGGAATGATGCCACCTGGACCAGGAATACCACCTCTGATGCCTGGAATGCCACCAG GTATGCCCCCACCTGTTCCACGTCCTGGAATTCCTCCAATGACCCAAGCACAGGCTGTTTCAGCGCCAGGTATTCTTAATAGACCACCTGCACCAACAGCAACTGTACCTGCTCCGCAGCCTCCAGTTACTAAGCCTCTTTTCCCCAGTGCTGGGCAG GCTCAGGCAGCTGTCCAAGGACCTGTTGGTACAGATTTCAAACCCTTAAATAGTACCCCTGCAACAACTACAGAACCCCCAAAGCCTACATTCCCTGCTTATACACAGTCTACAGCTTCAACCACTAGTACAACAAATAGTACTGCAGCTAAACCAGCAGCTTCAATAACAAGTAAGCCTGCTACACTCACAACAACTAGTGCAACCAGTAAGTTGATCCATCCAGATGAGGATATATCCCTG GAAGAGAGAAGGGCACAGTTACCTAAATATCAACGTAATCTTCCTCGGCCAGGACAGGCCCCCATCGGTAATCCACCAGTTGGACCAATTGGAGGTATGATGCCACCACAGCCAGGCATCCCACAGCAACAAGGAATGAGACCCCCAATGCCACCTCATG GTCAATATGGTGGTCATCATCAAGGCATGCCAGGATACCTTCCTGGTGCTATGCCCCCGTATGGGCAGGGACCACCAATGGTGCCCCCTTACCAGGGTGGGCCTCCTCGACCTCCGATGGGAATGAGACCTCCTGTAATGTCGCAAGGTGGCCGTTACTGA